One window from the genome of Gopherus evgoodei ecotype Sinaloan lineage chromosome 2, rGopEvg1_v1.p, whole genome shotgun sequence encodes:
- the RPS20 gene encoding 40S ribosomal protein S20 has protein sequence MAFKDSGKAPVEPEVAIHRIRITLTSRNVKSLEKVCADLIRGAKEKNLKVKGPVRMPTKTLRITTRKTPCGEGSKTWDRFQMRIHKRLIDLHSPSEIVKQITSISIEPGVEVEVTIADA, from the exons ATg GCATTTAAAGATAGTGGCAAAGCACCTGTGGAACCGGAAGTAGCAATTCACCGAATTAGAATTACCTTGACAAGTCGCAATGTAAAGTCCCTTGAGAAGG TCTGTGCTGATTTGATCAGAGGTGCCAAGGAAAAGAATCTAAAAGTGAAGGGGCCTGTTCGCATGCCTACTAAG ACTCTGCGAATCACTACTAGGAAAACACCTTGTGGTGAAGGTTCTAAGACCTGGGATCGTTTCCAGATGCGTATCCACAAGCGTCTCATTGACTTACACAGTCCCTCTGAGATTGTTAAGCAGATCACTTCTATCAGTATTGAACCAGGTGTAGAAGTTGAAGTTACTATTGCTGATGCCTAA